The following are encoded in a window of Salinigranum halophilum genomic DNA:
- the ahaH gene encoding ATP synthase archaeal subunit H: protein MPRPEVLDRIKQAEQEADEIVAEAEADREETISEARTKAERIRAEAEEEADELAESRLAEAREEIAAERESLLEEGADDRQRLRDEAEANVDEAVEYAIEQFEEAVNAQT, encoded by the coding sequence ATGCCGAGACCAGAGGTTCTCGATCGAATCAAGCAGGCCGAACAGGAGGCCGACGAGATCGTCGCGGAGGCGGAGGCTGACCGCGAAGAGACGATCTCTGAGGCCCGAACAAAGGCCGAGCGTATCCGAGCGGAGGCCGAGGAGGAGGCCGACGAGCTCGCGGAGTCGCGGCTCGCCGAAGCCCGCGAGGAGATCGCCGCCGAGCGCGAGAGCCTCCTCGAAGAGGGGGCCGACGACCGCCAGCGGCTCCGCGACGAGGCCGAAGCGAACGTAGACGAGGCGGTCGAATACGCCATCGAACAGTTCGAGGAGGCGGTGAATGCTCAGACCTGA
- a CDS encoding methyltransferase domain-containing protein, giving the protein MGVLENKARARLFYKYLSKVYDQVNPFIWDDEMRAEALSMIDIQRDDRVLDVGCGTGFATEGLLEHTDDVHGLDQSVHQMERAFEKFGKRDRVKFYRGDAERLPFKDDTFDVVWSSGSIEYWPNPVDALVEFRRVVKPGNQVLVVGPDDPKSSVFQKLADAIMLFYDEEEAQRMFEAAGYVDIEHRVLQRRPGSPRAIVTVARAPEE; this is encoded by the coding sequence ATGGGAGTCCTCGAGAACAAGGCCCGGGCACGCCTCTTCTACAAGTACCTCTCGAAGGTGTACGACCAGGTGAACCCGTTCATCTGGGACGACGAGATGCGCGCGGAGGCGCTCTCGATGATCGACATCCAGCGCGACGACAGAGTGCTCGACGTCGGCTGTGGGACGGGCTTCGCCACCGAAGGGCTGCTCGAACACACCGACGACGTCCACGGACTCGACCAGTCGGTCCACCAGATGGAGAGGGCGTTCGAGAAGTTCGGCAAGCGCGACCGCGTGAAGTTCTACCGCGGCGACGCCGAGCGGCTCCCGTTCAAGGACGACACGTTCGACGTCGTCTGGTCTTCGGGCTCCATCGAGTACTGGCCGAACCCCGTCGACGCACTCGTCGAGTTCCGCCGGGTCGTGAAGCCGGGGAACCAGGTGCTCGTCGTCGGCCCGGACGACCCCAAATCCTCGGTGTTCCAGAAGCTCGCCGACGCTATCATGCTCTTTTACGACGAGGAGGAGGCCCAGCGGATGTTCGAGGCGGCCGGCTACGTCGACATCGAACACCGCGTCCTCCAGCGTCGTCCGGGGTCGCCCCGCGCCATCGTCACCGTCGCGCGCGCTCCCGAGGAGTAG